The Rhodocytophaga rosea genome has a segment encoding these proteins:
- a CDS encoding dihydroorotase, giving the protein MKIHIPSAQIIDPKSPFNGQQKQLWIENGLIASITDAAEKAGKEADYVVDIAGLKVSPGWVDMRVAAKDPGYEHQEDLFSVREAAAAGGFTEIALLPNTHPVVQTKEAVTYVQTKGNTHAVKVYPMAAVSIDIKGKELTEMIDLHMAGAIAFTDGLKPVWHSDILVKTLQYLQTFGGLLINRPEDVLLTQFGQMHEGVTSTMLGLKGIPALAEEMMIARDLRFLQYAGGKIHFSAISTATSIELIRQAKRQGLQVTCDMTAHQIAFDDTALLNFDTNLKVNPPFRSQADIEALWQGLADGTIDAIVSDHNPLDEESKKLEFDLAEFGIIGLQTAFAVIHTHNQLLSLEQLIEKFTIRPREILQLPAVHMAEGQPANLTLFTTEQEWTFTEKQIRSKSRNTPFIGHTFTGKPVGIINNGKVVLSDARPAYRR; this is encoded by the coding sequence ATGAAGATACATATCCCCTCTGCCCAGATTATTGACCCCAAATCTCCCTTTAACGGACAGCAAAAACAACTCTGGATTGAAAATGGCCTGATCGCCAGCATCACTGATGCAGCGGAAAAAGCTGGTAAAGAAGCAGACTATGTAGTAGATATTGCTGGGCTGAAAGTTTCTCCGGGCTGGGTAGATATGCGAGTGGCGGCCAAAGATCCGGGCTACGAACACCAGGAAGATTTATTTTCGGTACGGGAGGCTGCGGCAGCCGGTGGGTTCACTGAAATTGCTTTACTGCCCAATACCCATCCGGTGGTACAAACCAAAGAGGCTGTTACGTATGTGCAAACCAAGGGAAATACACATGCAGTAAAAGTGTATCCCATGGCGGCTGTTTCCATAGATATTAAAGGCAAAGAGCTCACAGAAATGATCGACCTTCACATGGCTGGAGCCATTGCATTTACTGATGGACTCAAACCGGTATGGCATTCCGATATTCTGGTAAAAACACTTCAATACCTTCAAACATTTGGTGGCCTGCTTATTAACCGTCCGGAAGATGTGCTGTTGACACAATTCGGGCAAATGCATGAAGGCGTTACCAGTACAATGCTTGGATTAAAAGGAATACCAGCTTTGGCCGAAGAAATGATGATTGCCAGAGATTTACGTTTTCTGCAATATGCCGGAGGAAAAATTCATTTTTCAGCCATATCCACGGCTACTTCTATAGAACTCATCCGGCAGGCTAAACGCCAGGGCTTACAGGTAACTTGTGACATGACTGCCCATCAGATCGCTTTTGACGATACGGCTTTATTGAATTTTGATACTAATTTGAAGGTAAATCCACCATTCCGCAGCCAGGCAGATATTGAAGCCCTCTGGCAAGGTTTAGCCGATGGAACTATAGATGCGATTGTATCTGATCATAATCCGCTTGATGAAGAGAGCAAAAAGCTGGAGTTTGATCTGGCTGAGTTCGGCATTATTGGCTTACAAACGGCTTTTGCTGTAATACATACCCATAATCAGCTTTTATCGCTGGAACAACTTATTGAGAAATTCACCATCCGTCCAAGAGAGATTCTGCAATTGCCGGCTGTACATATGGCAGAAGGTCAGCCTGCCAATCTTACGCTATTTACTACAGAGCAGGAATGGACGTTTACCGAAAAACAAATCCGTTCTAAATCCCGGAATACGCCTTTTATTGGACATACTTTTACAGGAAAGCCTGTAGGAATTATCAATAATGGGAAAGTTGTGTTGAGTGATGCGAGACCTGCGTACAGAAGATAA
- a CDS encoding CHASE2 domain-containing protein: MWLVSKIPLQSEILNPAKAAFADFELTDIVFSKLRSDKPNADTNIVIVNIGKLDRAGIAAQITTLNKFKPKIIGIDAAFRRPKDPEGDSALAKAFSEVDNLVLVSGFGSHLPDKQTKQFDTLETSHAMFNQHAVTGFANIIIAENDVYKPVRSFSPKEIVYNRTEFAFPVKMAQIYNPEVTERFLKRNNEVEFINYKGNITNGAFYALDVEDLFDPDIDLSFVSGKIVLMGFMGESFSSRTLEDKLYTPLNEIYIGKAHPDMYGVVVHANSISMILREEYVDVAPGLVEISVAVILCFLNVVLFSYLMKISGDWYDSLTILIQLIETCLIMFIVGFLFDVFTVKINLGVALAAVLLSSNGLELYQNIVLKIYQKRKTLRIIKLKKQAT, encoded by the coding sequence ATGTGGCTGGTATCAAAGATTCCACTACAATCTGAAATTTTAAATCCCGCCAAAGCCGCCTTTGCAGATTTTGAACTCACTGATATAGTCTTTTCAAAGCTACGGTCCGACAAGCCGAATGCGGATACTAATATTGTAATTGTGAATATTGGTAAATTAGACCGGGCAGGTATTGCAGCACAAATTACTACCCTCAATAAATTTAAACCGAAAATAATCGGGATTGATGCAGCCTTTCGCCGGCCAAAAGATCCGGAGGGAGACAGCGCTTTAGCAAAAGCATTTTCTGAAGTGGATAACCTGGTTTTGGTAAGTGGATTTGGTTCTCATCTACCCGATAAACAAACTAAGCAATTTGATACACTGGAAACATCCCATGCCATGTTCAACCAGCATGCGGTAACCGGATTTGCCAATATTATTATAGCTGAAAATGATGTATATAAGCCTGTCCGGAGTTTTAGCCCGAAGGAAATAGTGTACAACCGGACGGAATTCGCCTTTCCTGTTAAAATGGCTCAAATCTATAATCCGGAAGTAACTGAGCGTTTTTTGAAACGCAATAATGAGGTTGAGTTTATTAATTATAAGGGAAACATAACCAATGGCGCTTTTTATGCTTTGGATGTAGAAGATCTTTTTGACCCTGATATTGATCTGAGTTTTGTTAGTGGAAAAATTGTATTGATGGGCTTTATGGGGGAAAGTTTCTCCTCCCGTACGCTGGAAGACAAACTATATACCCCTCTGAACGAAATTTACATTGGCAAGGCTCATCCGGATATGTATGGCGTAGTTGTCCATGCCAATAGTATATCTATGATTTTGCGGGAAGAATACGTTGATGTAGCACCCGGACTTGTTGAGATCAGTGTTGCTGTGATTCTTTGTTTTTTGAATGTAGTACTATTTAGCTATCTCATGAAAATATCTGGTGATTGGTACGACAGCCTCACCATTTTGATTCAGCTGATTGAAACCTGCCTAATCATGTTTATTGTAGGTTTCCTATTTGATGTATTCACGGTAAAAATTAATTTAGGAGTGGCTTTGGCAGCAGTTTTGCTTT